Genomic window (Capsicum annuum cultivar UCD-10X-F1 chromosome 10, UCD10Xv1.1, whole genome shotgun sequence):
aattatataattaaattgcTTATGTTTGACTAGTCaagtaatttttcctaaaaaaagaaaagccGTCTCTTGAAAATGTTGTTATTAGATAATTAATGACGATAAAAGAGTAAATACGAGATTAAAGTTCAAATCGTagcaaagttaaaaaaaattaattgatgaaTTGTTCTTACGTACAGAGttactatatatttatattaatgaaaGATAGTAGGTATTAGAGTGCACATAACATGATGTTATTGAATTATAATTCTTGAACTAATTTATCTCACctttcaaatgaaataataaatcaaattAGATGGAATATCCAGAATTAAACTTAAAAGACACCCTATGCCTTAAATCAAACATTACAATagtataaaaatagaaaatgaagaaGTTAAGGGGTGTATTCAGtaaaaaacaataacacaaaaaagCGCAGTGGAAAAGTCAAATACCAGCCCAATCTTTTTATTTGGTGGAGAAAAGAGAGAACCGAAAAGAATTTAGCATTGTGAAGATTCCAAGTTTTTGAGGGTTTTTACAGGTTCCTcctaagaagaagaaaatgcCGTGCCTTAACATTTCGACAAACGTGAACTTGGAAGGAGTTGACACTTCCTTCGTACTCTCAGAAGCTACTTCCACTGTTGCCAAACTCATTGGCAAACCTGAAGCTGTACGTATACTTCTTCTCCTTTCTTGTTTGCATCGATTACAAATGTTTCATGCGTTTTTATATATTTGCTTATTTTGGGTCTCGTCATTTGAGCCTTGAAGTGTTTGGACAGTTACTTACTTGTTCAATTATGTGTGTGGGTTTTTGTGGGTTTCGTGCtttagggatttttttttttttttttcatttatatgttatttGGGGTTACATAGGATTGATATCTTTCTGTTTAATTGCAAAGTGATATGATAAAACTAGGAAAATAATGTAGCTAAAGATTGAGTAGGTTTGGCATCGAAGGGTGAGTTGAGAATgtatgaggtctcaggttcaaatccgCTGAGCTGAAAAACCTAGTTTGAAACTGTTAACTTGCTCTTTAATTTTAAACTCggttttacccttaatgaaactTCTTTAGCCATAAAATTTTCATGTTTAAGACTACAAGTTCTAAGAGTACTTTTGGTATTTACCAATTATCTTTCTTAAACTTCGTCAACAGTCGAATGCAGCCATATAGATCGAAACAAAGGAAGTATTATAGTTCACAATATTTTCTGgttagaaataattttaaagtgttttaggaaaaaaatattgtaatgaAAAATGCATTTGACTTTCGGACCATTTTTTCGAGATAAATGGACTTGGAAGGATTAAAATCAAATTCATGAGGAAAATGAAGTATGACTGTATGAGTTGGCTCTCATTCTTCCGGATGAACTAGGGAGTTTtccaattttaaatttatcacaaaaGAAAAGTTTGAGCGTGCTTTCTTTTTGTAGTGGTAGGTGTGCTGGTCTCTAATTAAGACTTCTTGATGAGTCATAACATGAAGTTAACAGTGCTTGCTTTTGAGCTACACTCTACGTATCATGCTGTAGGTGAAATTATCTCAGATTGAAATGTGTTCATAGTCATAATTTTTTGTTTAAGTGATTAAGCAATTGGATTTTTCCAGTTTTCGAACATTCAAACTTCTAAATGTGGGTAATGAGCAATTACTCTCTTTTAATTTGGCCCCTATAATGAAGATATGGAAGAGTAAAATGTGATCGTTCTCATGAAATCTTGTGTTAAGTGATTAAGTGGGATTTTTCTAGTTTCTGAACAATAAAACTTCTAAATGTTGGTAATGAGTAATTGCTCTCTTTTAGTTTGGGATAATGAAGCTTTTTTAACCTCAGGTCTCACCCTACTTTCATAACAGCACTTTGGGTCTTTCTGCATTGGCCTCAATGCACATAGAGGAGCTGTTTCTTGTTTGGCTAATTGCTACTTACTTTGATTAAGACCTCATGTTTTGACACAATGCACTTTTGGTAGTTGCTTGAAATAATTTACCTAACATTTGACTCCAGTTTCATGATTCTTATTCCTGCTAACCTGCAACATTTTGTACACTTTCACACCAGTCTTATAGAATGAAAATCAGGATCACAAAGGGAGATctgaaatcaagaaaaagaaaaatttcataTCCACCGAGTTTTGACCTGTGTGCCAACTTGGCCTCGGGGATTTATCTGCTTAAAAAAAGTACAAGTAAGTACTTACAATATGGTAAATACTCGTATCTTGGGTCCATAATTTGGGATGGGAAGGAAAAGGTAGAATGGGCATTGAATAGTTTGACTTTAAAATGCGCATTTCTTTTGTTGAAGATTGTTGTCGGCCAATATCATTATTTTGTTGATTGGCTTGACAGAATAATATGGAAAGAAAGGAATAGAAGAAGGAATTGTGCAATTCTTGTCCATTCTCAAAAAAATGATACGTGCATTTCTATCTTCTTATCGTCTATATTTATGCTTTCTGAATTTTTCCATCGAACCGAACCCAGTAATGACATTGACCAACATAAACTTCAAGAGCCCCAAAAATCAGAGTATGGAGATAAGAAAACAGGCCAGCATATTTTTGGTCTAGAGGTGAGGCCTAGGACAAGAAATGGAATATGAGCTATTGAGCTAAGTGGACAAAAGAGTTGTTTTGCTGCTTTGACTCAAACCTTTATAAAGTTTTCTTGGAAGGGAAGGTTTTGCTGGTTGCTTTAGGTTACAGGGGTGGTTTTAGAATttaaaagtagagagagaaagaaagtcTAAGGTGCGCAGACTCTTCCATCAATTCCATCCCtgtgtcagattctccaaaaatacgctacttttggagaatccgacacgcatcctttgacatttttgaagagtccgagcaaaaTAGAAGAAAGTAATGGTAAAGGGGAGTGGGCAATTGTGGAGAAGAGGAATTGACGTTGGCCACAATTGGTCCCTAGTAATCAATGCTCGTTTTTAGTTCGTTTAACCCTTCAAATTTGTGATAACACTGATGTAAGCTGACCTCTTTTGGTCTTTCCACCTTGATTGTCTATGTCTTCTTGCTCTTTAGTTCTTTTGACCTTTAAAGACCATTTTGCTCATAAAATAAGCAGTTTAACTTATGTGGGAGTAATAGGTCTATGTTGTGTATTGTTCAAAATCTCGGGCTTTTTATGTTACCACTCTCAAAAAAGAAATCTCAGGCTCTGTATTGCGCCTTGTTCAAAGTCTCGGGCTCTGCATTGTGCATTGCTCAAAATCTCGGGCTTGTGCTTTGTTCAAAATCTCGGGctaatttttggtttttggagCTCAGGGATTTTCTGAaagagtacaacaacaacaacaacaaacccagtgtagtcccacctagtggggtctggggggagggtaagatgtacgcagtccatacctctacctctgaagaagtagaaaggctgtttccgatagacccccggctcaaggcacgagataccacacaaacacatagtaaagcacagcacaagattacataacataaatacggcacctataagtaatataaaacagagaaaagcacacagattcgtaataaaacatggaacacggactcataacaggaataaaaccctcaccaagtaattccctacactagcgactcaaactggccctagtcctctgccctaattcgcgtcctccagaccttcctatctagggtcatgtcctcggtgagctgtaactgctccatgtcccgcctaatcacctcaccccagtacttcttcggcctacccctaccccgcctaaaaccatccaacgctagcctctcacacctacggaccggggcatccatgcccctcctcttcagNNNNNNNNNNNNNNNNNNNNNNNNNNNNNNNNNNNNNNNNNNNNNNNNNNNNNNNNNNNNNNNNNNNNNNNNNNNNNNNNNNNNNNNNNNNNNNNNNNNNNNNNNNNNNNNNNNNNNNNNNNNNNNNNNNNNNNNNNNNNNNNNNNNNNNNNNNNNNNNNNNNNNNNNNNNNNNNNNNNNNNNNNNNNNNNNNNNNNNNNNNNNNNNNNNNNNNNNNNNNNNNNNNNNNNNNNNNNNNNNNNNNNNNNNNNNNNNNNNNNNNNNNNNNNNNNNNNNNNNNNNNNNNNNNNNNNNNNNNNNNNNNNNNNNNNNNNNNNNNNNNNNNNNNNNNNNNNNNNNNNNNNNNNNNNNNNNNNNNNNNNNNNNNNNNNNNNNNNNNNNNNNNNNNNNNNNNNNNNNNNNNNNNNNNNNNNNNNNNNNNNNNNNNNNNNNNNNNNNNNNNNNNNNNNNNNNNNNNNNNNNNNNNNNNNNNNNNNNNNNNNNNNNNNNNNNNNNNNNNNNNNNNNNNNNNNNNNNNNNNNNNNNNNNNNNNNNNNNNNNNNNNNNNNNNNNNNNNNNNNNNNNNNNNNNNNNNNNNNNNNNNNNNNNNNNNNNNNNNNNNNNNNNNNNNNNNNNNNNNNNNNNNNNNNNNNNNNNNNNNNNNNNNNNNNNNNNNNNNNNNNNNNNNNNNNNNNNNNNNNNNNNNNNNNNNNNNNNNNNNNNNNNNNNNNNNNNNNNNNNNNNNNNNNNNNNNNNNNNNNNNNNNNNNNNNNNNNNNNNNNNNNNNNNNNNNNNNNNNNNNNNNNNNNNNNNNNNNNNNNNNNNNNNNNNNNNNNNNNNNNNNNNNNNNNNNNNNNNNNNNNNNNNNNNNNNNNNNNNNNNNNNNNNNNNNNNNNNNNNNNNNNNNNNNNNNNNNNNNNNNNNNNNNNNNNNNNNNNNNNNNNNNNNNNNNNNNNNNNNNNNNNNNNNNNNNNNNNNNNNNNNNNNNNNNNNNNNNNNNNNNNNNNNNNNNNNNNNNNNNNNNNNNNNNNNNNNNNNNNNNNNNNNNNNNNNNNNNNNNNNNNNNNNNNNNNNNNNNNNNNNNNNNNNNNNNNNNNNNNNNNNNNNNNNNNNNNNNNNNNNNNNNNNNNNNNNNNNNNNNNNNNNNNNNNNNNNNNNNNNNNNNNNNNNNNNNNNNNNNNNNNNNNNNNNNNNNNNNNNNNNNNNNNNNNNNNNNNNNNNNNNNNNNNNNNNNNNNNNNNNNNNNNNNNNNNNNNNNNNNNNNNNNNNNNNNNNNNNNNNNNNNNNNNNNNNNNNNNNNNNNNNNNNNNNNNNNNNNNNNNNNNNNNNNNNNNNNNNNNNNNNNNNNNNNNNNNNNNNNNNNNNNNNNNNNNNNNNNNNNNNNNNNNNNNNNNNNNNNNNNNNNNNNNNNNNNNNNNNNNNNNNNNNNNNNNNNNNNNNNNNNNNNNNNNNNNNNNNNNNNNNNNNNNNNNNNNNNNNNNNNNNNNNNNNNNNNNNNNNNNNNNNNNNNNNNNNNNNNNNNNNNNNNNNNNNNNNNNNNNNNNNNNNNNNNNNNNNNNNNNNNNNNNNNNNNNNNNNNNNNNNNNNNNNNNNNNNNNNNNNNNNNNNNNNNNNNNNNNNNNNNNNNNNNNNNNNNNNNNNNNNNNNNNNNNNNNNNNNNNNNNNNNNNNNNNNNNNNNNNNNNNNNNNNNNNNNNNNNNNNNNNNNNNNNNNNNNNNNNNNNNNNNNNNNNNNNNNNNNNNNNNNNNNNNNNNNNNNNNNNNNNNNNNNNNNNNNNNNNNNNNNNNNNNNNNNNNNNNNNNNNNNNNNNNNNNNNNNNNNNNNNNNNNNNNNNNNNNNNNNNNNNNNNNNNNNNNNNNNNNNNNNNNNNNNNNNNNNNNNNNNNNNNNNNNNNNNNNNNNNNNNNNNNNNNNNNNNNNNNNNNNNNNNNNNNNNNNNNNNNNNNNNNNNNNNNNNNNNNNNNNNNNNNNNNNNNNNNNNNNNNNNNNNNNNNNNNNNNNNNNNNNNNNNNNNNNNNNNNNNNNNNNNNNNNNNNNNNNNNNNNNNNNNNNNNNNNNNNNNNNNNNNNNNNNNNNNNNNNNNNNNNNNNNNNNNNNNNNNNNNNNNNNNNNNNNNNNNNNNNNNNNNNNNNNNNNNNNNNNNNNNNNNNNNNNNNNNNNNNNNNNNNNNNNNNNNNNNNNNNNNNNNNNNNNNNNNNNNNNNNNNNNNNNNNNNNNNNNNNNNNNNNNNNNNNNNNNNNNNNNNNNNNNNNNNNNNNNNNNNNNNNNNNNNNNNNNNNNNNNNNNNNNNNNNNNNNNNNNNNNNNNNNNNNNNNNNNNNNNNNNNNNNNNNNNNNNNNNNNNNNNNNNNNNNNNNNNNNNNNNNNNNNNNNNNNNNNNNNNNNNNNNNNNNNNNNNNNNNNNNNNNNNNNNNNNNNNNNNNNNNNNNNNNNNNNNNNNNNNNNNNNNNNNNNNNNNNNNNNNNNNNNNNNNNNNNNNNNNNNNNNNNNNNNNNNNNNNNNNNNNNNNNNNNNNNNNNNNNNNNNNNNNNNNNNNNNNNNNNNNNNNNNNNNNNNNNNNNNNNNNNNNNNNNNNNNNNNNNNNNNNNNNNNNNNNNNNNNNNNNNNNNNNNNNNNNNNNNNNNNNNNNNNNNNNNNNNNNNNNNNNNNNNNNNNNNNNNNNNNNNNNNNNNNNNNNNNNNNNNNNNNNNNNNNNNNNNNNNNNNNNNNNNNNNNNNNNNNNNNNNNNNNNNNNNNNNNNNNNNNNNNNNNNNNNNNNNNNNNNNNNNNNNNNNNNNNNNNNNNNNNNNNNNNNNNNNNNNNNNNNNNNNNNNNNNNNNNNNNNNNNNNNNNNNNNNNNNNNNNNNNNNNNNNNNNNNNNNNNNNNNNNNNNNNNNNNNNNNNNNNNNNNNNNNNNNNNNNNNNNNNNNNNNNNNNNNNNNNNNNNNNNNNNNNNNNNNNNNNNNNNNNNNNNNNNNNNNNNNNNNNNNNNNNNNNNNNNNNNNNNNNNNNNNNNNNNNNNNNNNNNNNNNNNNNNNNNNNNNatgcacctcacctgatcgaggtcacgacccttcctctccctagccttagcgagtacgactgccatctattctgaaagagtacaacaacaacaacaacaaacccagtgtattcccacctagtggggtctgggggggtaagatgtatgcagtccatacctctacctctgatgaagtagaaaggttgtttccgaaagacccccggctcaaggcacgagataccacacaaacacatagtaaagcacagaagcagattacataacataaatacaacacccataaggaatataaaacagaggaaagcagaggaaagcacacagcttCGTAATAANNNNNNNNNNNNNNNNNNNNNNNNNNNNNNNNNNNNNNNNNNNNNNNNNNNNNNNNNNNNNNNNNNNNNNNNNNNNNNNNNNNNNNNNNNNNNNNNNNNNaagcagattacataacataaatacaacacccataaggaatataaaacagaggaaagcagaggaaagcacacagattcgtaataaaacatggaacacggaatacggaatcataataggaataaaacccccaccaagtaattccctacactagcgacccaaactggccctaatcctctgccgtaattcgcgtcttccagatcttcctatctagggtcatgtcctcggtgagctgtaactgttctgAAAGAGTATGTTGTATATTTATGTTGTATGCATGCAGCTGAAATGATAATGGATTTTAATTGCACTTAAGACTCAGGTGAATTATCCTTTGGTTTAGTAATTTTTTGAAATGTCAATGATGTTTTTAAGGTAACTCCTCCCCTCAGAAATTTGGCTCTTGAAATTTTAAGGGTTAGACTTTGCAGTTAAGTTTCTGAAAACTATTAGCTTTACAAGATAATCAGTCTCTAGCTTGATGAATTCAGAAGTCTCACTAAGTAGAAAATAATTACCTATTTGTAGAAAAGGCGTTAGCTGATGAACATTTTAGCAAGTAGGTTCACTCAACACGTTTTGCTTTAAGTCTCTCTTGGGAAGCTCAATTGACATGCTTTGTCGTCCTTGTTTGATTGGTTTCTCTGTAGTACATTAAGATTGCTTTGCTTGTGCAGTATGTCATGATTGTGCTGAAGGGGTCTGTTCCCATGTCTTTTGGGGGTACAGAGCAACCCGCTGCCTATGCTGAGTTGGTCTCCATTGGGGGCTTAAATGCTGATGTCAACAAGAAGCTCAGTGCTGCAATTTCTGAGATGCTTGAGACCAAATTGTCTATCCCCAAATCTCGATTTTTCCTGAAATTCTATGATACTAAGGTATGTGCTTGGCTTCTTAATCAATAAAGGATGGGTAAATTCCCCGCATATCTCTCATTGCATTCTTCCTGTTTGTTTAGGCTCATCAAAGTCAAGAATATGCACAATGTCTGCATGCTGTACACCAGTACTAGATCATGTAAATAAACTTTCACCGTCTAAGAACACTAGAATTTTTTGTACTTCTCCAATTCCTCAAGTATTTGTGAACATAACCTTCTACTTTAGGAGTGTCAGTCATACAAATATTTTATCCTTTAAATCTGACGAAACTGATGAATGATGCTCTATTTTTCAGGGTTCCTTCTTTGGCTGGAATGGATCTACCTTCTGAATTTCTATTGTCATTTCACAATTGGCTATCTTTGAGCCACATATGAACTGTATGTATGTGGTTGGATCTGTATCTGCCAAGTAACTTGTTATATCTTTCTTGGTAGTACTTGGAATGATGAATGTCTGGTCCTTGTGATTGATGGAATTATCCTGCTTCTAAACCTTTGATGTGATCTTGGCATTGTTGTCTTGAATAGGAGGTTGCTATCAGTACTCTTATGCAATGACATGACATCATTAAAGGAATAAGTTGCATTTGGTAAAATGCTTACATGCGTTCAAATTGTTGTTTCATCCATATCTTCTTTATTTCGGTGCACCATATTTGTTGCAttcctattttaaaaaatatttcttcaattaATGACTCTGTTAAAATTTTACCTTTCGATTGTCATCTGTCAAGAAACAATATTAAGATTGTTGAGGAAGTCGGCAGCAGCCATTCTAGTAGATTCACGATCACAACAGTTTAGATAATGTTCACCTTAACGTTTTCACTTCGACTGACCGGCGGACTCTGACGCCGGCGATGGCGTAGACAAGCCGGAAACAGATAAGGTCTACCCTCTCTCCCCCTTTCTCTCTCCCCCCTTCAGATCTCTCTCTCCTGTTTCTCGTTATCGTCTTCTCCACCCATTCCATTTCTTGTCCCATCACTGCTATCGTCAGCGGGTTTAGGCTTCCCGCTGGCTCGACTCCAGCAACGGGGGAGGTGTTCATCAGCGGCTAAACAGGTAGGTCAAACTGGTTGGTTCGACGTCCGACGACGTCCAGATCCCGGCAAGACCCTGAAGACGCTCCGGCGAAACTCCGACGATGTACCAGTGGCCTCTTTCCCGTCGACCTTATTCTGGCAACCAATTTTCGACATCAACATTG
Coding sequences:
- the LOC107845960 gene encoding macrophage migration inhibitory factor homolog isoform X1 yields the protein MPCLNISTNVNLEGVDTSFVLSEATSTVAKLIGKPEAYVMIVLKGSVPMSFGGTEQPAAYAELVSIGGLNADVNKKLSAAISEMLETKLSIPKSRFFLKFYDTKAHQSQEYAQCLHAVHQY
- the LOC107845960 gene encoding macrophage migration inhibitory factor homolog isoform X2 codes for the protein MPCLNISTNVNLEGVDTSFVLSEATSTVAKLIGKPEAYVMIVLKGSVPMSFGGTEQPAAYAELVSIGGLNADVNKKLSAAISEMLETKLSIPKSRFFLKFYDTKGSFFGWNGSTF